The proteins below are encoded in one region of Micromonospora pisi:
- the dnaB gene encoding replicative DNA helicase — translation MSVSDEIRAEARSAGPPAGPPAQRDGQFDKTPPQDIAAEQCVLGGMLLSKDAIADVVEILKTNDFYRPVHGTIFDVILDLYGRGEPADSITVAAALADAGDLARIGGAPYLHTLIASVPTAANAGYYARIVGERAVLRRLVEAGTRIVQLGYGSAAGGGRDVDDVVDLAQQAIYDVTEKRVSEDFAILADMLQPTLDEIEAVGAQGGVMTGVPTGFSDLDRLLNGLHPGQLIIVAGRPGLGKALALDTPLPTPTGWTTMGAVRTGDRLIGADGQPTTVTAAFEVRYDRPCYEVEFSDGSRIVADAEHLWQTTTLAERAVVAGVTTTAGSATAGSPTTPSTDGVRTTVEIATTLWTTDEPATAYGAETTGGATRVAVRRPNHAVENTKPLRLPERELPVPPYALGVWLGDGSRPGKRHHVPAINDLLAPSGEARDQRIPPAYLRAAEVQRRALLAGLVDPAATVGARGEIRYVTASAQLAEDVTELVVSLGYHCSVTPPERSHQATKARSGGYTVTFSTSDEVFRVSDQGLAHRTRREAVPARDADRRFIVAVRPVPSVPVRCVTVDNDDHLYLAGRSMIPTHNSTASMDFARNAAIRANHAAAIFSLEMSKVEIVMRLLSAEARVPLHVLRSGQLSDDDWTKLARCMGEISEAPLFVDDTPNMNLMEIRAKARRLKQRHDLKMIVVDYLQLMSSPKKTESRQQEVAELSRGLKLLAKEVECPVIAVSQLNRGPEQRTDKRPQLSDLRESGSIEQDADVVILLHRDDYYDKESPRAGEADFIVAKHRNGPTDTVTVAAQLHLSRFVDMAIV, via the coding sequence GTGTCGGTCAGCGATGAAATCCGCGCGGAGGCCAGGTCGGCGGGACCGCCCGCAGGCCCACCGGCCCAGCGCGACGGCCAGTTCGACAAGACCCCGCCGCAGGACATCGCGGCCGAGCAGTGCGTGCTCGGCGGAATGCTGCTCTCCAAGGACGCCATCGCGGACGTGGTGGAGATCCTCAAGACGAACGATTTCTACCGGCCCGTGCACGGCACGATCTTCGACGTGATCCTCGACCTCTACGGTCGCGGGGAGCCCGCCGACTCGATCACCGTGGCGGCCGCCCTGGCCGACGCCGGGGACCTGGCCCGGATCGGTGGGGCTCCGTACCTGCACACGCTGATCGCCAGCGTGCCGACCGCGGCCAACGCCGGCTATTACGCCCGGATCGTCGGGGAGCGGGCGGTACTGCGCCGACTGGTCGAGGCCGGCACCCGCATCGTCCAACTCGGGTACGGTTCCGCCGCCGGCGGCGGGCGCGACGTGGACGACGTGGTCGACCTGGCCCAGCAGGCCATCTACGACGTCACCGAGAAGCGGGTGAGCGAGGACTTCGCGATCCTCGCCGACATGCTCCAGCCCACGCTCGACGAGATCGAGGCGGTCGGGGCCCAGGGCGGGGTGATGACCGGCGTACCGACCGGTTTCTCTGATTTGGACCGATTGCTGAATGGGCTCCACCCGGGCCAGCTGATCATCGTCGCCGGCCGTCCCGGCCTCGGCAAGGCGCTCGCCCTCGACACGCCGCTGCCCACCCCCACCGGTTGGACCACGATGGGCGCGGTCAGGACCGGTGACCGCTTGATCGGTGCCGACGGGCAACCGACCACCGTCACCGCCGCGTTCGAGGTCAGGTACGACCGCCCCTGTTACGAGGTGGAGTTCTCCGACGGCAGCCGGATCGTCGCCGACGCCGAGCATCTCTGGCAGACCACCACCCTCGCGGAGCGCGCGGTTGTCGCCGGGGTGACCACCACGGCGGGCAGCGCGACCGCCGGCAGCCCCACAACGCCGTCCACGGACGGCGTACGCACCACCGTGGAGATCGCCACCACGCTCTGGACGACGGACGAGCCCGCCACCGCGTACGGCGCGGAGACGACGGGGGGAGCCACCCGCGTCGCCGTACGGCGGCCGAACCACGCGGTCGAGAACACCAAGCCGCTGCGGTTGCCCGAACGCGAACTGCCGGTGCCGCCGTACGCGCTCGGTGTCTGGCTCGGGGACGGGTCGCGGCCCGGCAAGCGCCACCACGTACCCGCGATCAATGATCTGCTCGCCCCGTCCGGCGAGGCACGGGACCAGCGGATACCACCCGCCTACCTGCGTGCGGCCGAGGTGCAGCGCCGGGCTCTGCTGGCCGGACTGGTCGACCCGGCCGCGACGGTGGGCGCGCGGGGCGAGATCCGTTACGTGACCGCCTCCGCCCAGCTCGCCGAGGACGTGACCGAACTTGTCGTCAGCCTCGGCTACCACTGCTCGGTGACCCCGCCGGAACGGTCCCACCAGGCGACGAAGGCCAGGTCCGGCGGTTACACCGTGACGTTCTCGACCTCGGACGAGGTGTTCCGGGTGTCGGACCAGGGGTTGGCGCACCGGACTCGGCGGGAGGCCGTACCGGCCCGCGACGCCGACCGGCGGTTCATCGTCGCGGTGCGACCGGTGCCGAGCGTGCCGGTCCGCTGTGTGACGGTCGACAACGACGACCACCTGTACCTGGCCGGGCGATCGATGATCCCGACGCACAACAGCACCGCGTCGATGGACTTCGCCCGGAACGCGGCGATCCGGGCCAACCACGCGGCGGCGATCTTCTCGCTCGAAATGAGCAAGGTCGAGATCGTGATGCGGCTGCTCTCGGCCGAGGCCCGGGTGCCACTGCACGTGCTGCGCAGCGGGCAGCTCTCGGACGACGACTGGACCAAACTGGCCCGCTGCATGGGTGAGATCAGCGAGGCCCCGCTGTTCGTCGACGACACACCGAACATGAACCTGATGGAGATCCGGGCGAAGGCGCGGCGGCTCAAGCAGCGGCACGACCTGAAAATGATCGTGGTCGACTATCTCCAGCTGATGAGTTCGCCGAAGAAAACCGAGAGTCGTCAGCAGGAGGTCGCGGAGCTGTCCCGGGGACTGAAGCTGCTGGCCAAGGAGGTCGAGTGTCCGGTCATCGCGGTGAGTCAGCTCAACCGTGGTCCGGAGCAACGTACCGACAAGCGACCCCAATTGTCCGATTTGCGGGAATCTGGGTCGATTGAGCAGGATGCGGACGTGGTAATCCTGCTGCACCGCGACGACTACTACGACAAGGAGTCGCCGCGCGCGGGCGAGGCGGACTTCATCGTGGCCAAGCACCGTAACGGCCCCACCGACACGGTGACCGTCGCGGCGCAGCTGCACCTCTCCCGCTTCGTCGACATGGCGATCGTCTGA
- the moaC gene encoding cyclic pyranopterin monophosphate synthase MoaC has product MTTSEHLTHVDRAGAARMVDVSDKPVTGRRAVAAGRLQTTAEVVELLRQDGLPKGDALAVGRLAGIMGAKRTPDLIPLCHPIALHGVTVDLQPGDTTVEITATVRTADRTGVEMEALTAVATAGLALIDMVKAVDPAASLEHVRVLRKEGGKTGDWTRPEDRS; this is encoded by the coding sequence GTGACGACCTCGGAGCACCTCACCCACGTCGACCGGGCCGGGGCGGCCCGGATGGTCGACGTCTCGGACAAGCCGGTGACCGGCCGCCGCGCCGTCGCCGCCGGTCGACTCCAGACCACCGCCGAGGTGGTCGAACTGCTCCGCCAGGACGGCCTGCCCAAGGGCGACGCCCTGGCCGTGGGGCGGTTGGCCGGCATCATGGGAGCCAAGCGGACGCCGGACCTGATCCCGCTCTGTCACCCGATCGCGCTGCACGGCGTCACCGTCGACCTCCAACCAGGGGACACGACGGTGGAGATAACCGCGACCGTACGGACCGCCGACCGGACCGGCGTGGAAATGGAGGCGTTGACCGCCGTGGCCACCGCCGGACTCGCCCTGATCGACATGGTCAAGGCCGTCGACCCGGCAGCCTCCCTGGAACACGTACGGGTGCTGCGCAAGGAAGGCGGCAAGACCGGGGACTGGACCCGACCGGAGGACCGCTCGTGA
- the crcB gene encoding fluoride efflux transporter CrcB: MTRKGIAPHGGPTAGTLPDRLPWDVVAAVALGGALGSAARYGVSVAWPTPSGQLPWATLVINLTGCALLGMLMAFVTARIAPHRLLRPFLGTGVLGGYTTFSTYAVETRGLLDTGRPLLAAGYVFGTLAGALIAVWLGGWLVARIGPKP; the protein is encoded by the coding sequence ATGACCCGTAAGGGCATCGCGCCGCACGGCGGACCCACGGCCGGCACGCTCCCCGACCGGCTGCCCTGGGACGTGGTCGCGGCGGTGGCACTCGGAGGCGCTCTCGGCTCCGCCGCCCGGTACGGCGTGAGCGTGGCCTGGCCGACCCCGTCGGGCCAGCTGCCCTGGGCGACCCTGGTCATCAACCTGACCGGTTGCGCCCTGCTCGGCATGCTGATGGCCTTCGTCACCGCCCGGATCGCCCCGCATCGGCTGCTCCGCCCCTTCCTCGGCACCGGGGTGCTCGGCGGATACACCACCTTTTCCACCTACGCGGTCGAGACCCGTGGCCTGCTGGACACCGGGCGGCCCCTGCTCGCGGCCGGGTACGTCTTCGGCACCCTGGCCGGTGCGTTGATCGCCGTCTGGCTCGGCGGTTGGCTGGTCGCCCGGATCGGGCCGAAACCATGA
- a CDS encoding MogA/MoaB family molybdenum cofactor biosynthesis protein — protein MIRARVVVASNRAAAGVYADTSGPRLVAGLRELGCQVDEPVVVPDGEPVASALRQALADGVDVVLTSGGTGVTPTDRTPEMTRAVLDYEIPGIAEAIRAHSRASVPTAALSRGLAGVAGRMLVVNLPGSTGGAKDGLAVLGPILAHTVDQLRGGDHPQPG, from the coding sequence GTGATCCGCGCCAGAGTGGTGGTCGCCTCCAACCGGGCCGCCGCCGGGGTGTACGCCGACACCAGTGGTCCCCGACTCGTCGCCGGCCTCCGTGAACTGGGCTGCCAGGTCGACGAGCCGGTAGTGGTGCCCGACGGCGAGCCGGTCGCGAGCGCACTGCGCCAGGCCCTGGCCGACGGGGTCGACGTCGTACTGACCAGCGGAGGCACCGGCGTCACGCCGACCGACCGGACCCCGGAGATGACCCGCGCGGTGCTGGACTACGAGATCCCGGGCATCGCCGAGGCGATCCGGGCGCACAGTCGGGCGAGCGTGCCGACCGCCGCCCTCTCCCGGGGGCTGGCCGGGGTGGCCGGCCGGATGCTGGTGGTCAACCTGCCCGGATCGACCGGCGGGGCGAAGGACGGGCTTGCCGTACTCGGCCCGATCCTGGCGCACACGGTCGACCAGCTTCGCGGCGGCGACCACCCGCAGCCGGGCTGA
- a CDS encoding putative bifunctional diguanylate cyclase/phosphodiesterase, with the protein MTRTEQDDTGTDRRLVLLVGLVVVSAAIAAVISIRDISAHGIPTFDDLATAAKLTFLVVVGATVSVRIRIRSTPHGISWTEVAVLAGLAFAPIPWVILCTGLGVGIARAIVRLAPLKLAFGVAKDMLLATAAGLVFLAMDWSWSDERPLSERIVPLIAAYLVVVVLDEALTLPVISLASRVSLSKLFSRHWDLRLASGIARLLVVGSIVLILQADKSLLLIIPPLVLSLHLAYSSRLRSRAERDAWQQLARATDALNDVDLNQVLRTAVHSAADLFNADQVEVTRHDGGRTIRGDSTTITFDGPTGEPPPSTGTTITTPLQGHDGVEIGLLHLWFPGPIQLSERERYTLRTFASALCTAIRNASAYAELTRVADEHAHAASHDVLTGLANRRHLLERGTEQLDRRHADGLAAVLLIDLNHFKEVNDTLGHPSGDRVLIVVADRLRAVAGPDDLVARLGGDEFAILISGLPAPAVATHRAERLLAALHEPIELDGMRISVEASGGIAVAPGTGGMPELLRRADVAMYQAKRAGLRLTSYAANRDTADVGRLTLSGDLSRAVAEREFTVDFQPIVDLCTGAVVAAEALARWQHPTHGTIDPLRFLDAVERSGLLPAFTGAVLDQSIVAADEWQAAGFDLTVAVNVSPRSLLDASFPEVVLDRLESHGLPPERLVLELTENLTLSQLEVVDRVLGQLRDAGVRLALDDFGTGYSSLSVLSRIPVHELKIDRTFVMAMETSAEAVAVIRSTVDLGRSLDLLVIAEGVESEPQRRALWELGCTAGQGHLFARPMTATRMLAALRRGADGRSGALAQPLHDEGSVIRLSPGRRTGLRQTDRLPHLPA; encoded by the coding sequence ATGACTCGGACTGAACAGGACGACACTGGGACCGATCGGCGGCTGGTGCTGCTTGTCGGTCTCGTCGTCGTTTCTGCTGCCATAGCCGCAGTAATCAGCATCCGTGATATATCGGCCCACGGAATTCCAACCTTCGACGACCTCGCCACCGCCGCCAAACTGACCTTTCTGGTGGTCGTCGGCGCCACGGTCAGCGTGCGGATACGAATCCGCTCGACCCCGCACGGCATCTCGTGGACCGAGGTCGCCGTCCTCGCCGGTCTCGCGTTCGCCCCCATCCCCTGGGTGATCCTCTGCACCGGACTCGGCGTGGGCATCGCCCGGGCAATCGTCCGGCTCGCCCCACTCAAACTCGCCTTCGGTGTCGCAAAGGACATGCTGCTCGCCACCGCGGCCGGACTGGTGTTCCTGGCCATGGACTGGTCCTGGTCGGACGAGCGACCGCTTTCCGAACGGATCGTGCCGCTGATCGCCGCGTACCTGGTGGTGGTCGTGCTCGACGAGGCACTGACCCTGCCCGTGATCTCACTCGCCAGCCGGGTCAGCCTCAGCAAGCTCTTCTCCCGCCACTGGGACCTCCGGCTCGCCAGCGGCATCGCCCGCCTCCTGGTGGTGGGGTCCATCGTGCTGATCCTCCAGGCCGACAAGAGCCTGTTGTTGATCATCCCACCACTGGTGCTCAGCCTCCACCTCGCCTACTCGTCCCGACTGCGCAGCCGGGCCGAACGCGACGCCTGGCAGCAGTTGGCGCGGGCAACCGACGCGCTCAACGACGTCGACCTCAACCAGGTCCTCCGCACCGCCGTACACAGCGCGGCCGACCTGTTCAACGCCGACCAGGTCGAGGTCACCCGACACGACGGCGGACGGACCATACGGGGCGACAGCACCACCATCACCTTCGACGGCCCCACCGGCGAGCCGCCACCCAGCACCGGCACCACCATCACCACCCCGCTCCAGGGCCACGACGGTGTGGAGATCGGACTGCTCCACCTCTGGTTCCCCGGACCGATCCAGCTCTCCGAACGGGAGCGGTACACCCTGCGTACGTTCGCCTCGGCGCTCTGCACCGCGATCCGGAACGCCAGCGCGTACGCGGAACTGACCCGGGTCGCCGACGAGCACGCGCACGCCGCGTCGCACGACGTACTCACCGGCCTGGCGAACCGACGCCACCTGCTGGAACGGGGCACCGAACAGCTGGACCGGCGGCACGCCGACGGTCTCGCCGCGGTGCTGCTGATCGACCTCAACCACTTCAAGGAGGTCAACGACACGCTCGGCCACCCTTCGGGCGACCGGGTCCTGATCGTGGTCGCCGACCGGCTGCGGGCGGTCGCCGGCCCCGACGACCTGGTCGCCCGGCTCGGCGGTGACGAGTTCGCCATCCTCATCAGCGGCCTGCCCGCCCCGGCCGTCGCCACCCACCGGGCCGAACGGCTGCTCGCCGCGCTCCACGAACCGATCGAGCTCGACGGCATGCGGATCAGTGTCGAGGCCAGTGGCGGGATCGCCGTCGCCCCCGGCACCGGTGGCATGCCCGAGCTGCTGCGCCGCGCCGACGTCGCGATGTACCAGGCCAAGCGCGCCGGGCTTCGGCTCACCAGCTACGCGGCCAACCGGGACACCGCCGACGTCGGCCGCCTCACCCTGAGCGGAGACCTCTCCCGCGCGGTGGCCGAGCGCGAGTTCACCGTCGATTTCCAACCGATCGTCGACCTCTGCACCGGCGCCGTGGTCGCGGCTGAGGCACTGGCCCGCTGGCAGCATCCGACCCACGGCACCATCGACCCGCTGCGGTTCCTCGACGCGGTCGAGCGGTCCGGCCTCCTGCCCGCCTTCACCGGCGCCGTCCTCGACCAGTCGATCGTCGCCGCCGACGAATGGCAGGCGGCCGGCTTCGACCTGACCGTGGCGGTGAACGTCTCCCCCCGCAGCCTGCTCGACGCGAGCTTTCCCGAGGTCGTACTCGACCGGCTCGAATCGCACGGCCTGCCACCGGAACGGCTGGTCCTGGAACTCACCGAGAACCTGACACTCAGCCAGCTCGAGGTCGTCGACCGGGTCCTCGGCCAGCTCCGCGACGCGGGCGTACGGCTCGCTCTCGACGACTTCGGCACCGGCTACTCGTCGCTCTCGGTCCTCTCCCGGATCCCGGTACACGAGCTGAAGATCGACCGTACGTTCGTCATGGCGATGGAGACCTCCGCCGAGGCGGTCGCCGTGATCCGCTCCACCGTCGACCTCGGGCGCAGTCTCGACTTGCTGGTCATCGCCGAGGGGGTGGAGAGCGAACCGCAGCGGCGGGCACTGTGGGAGTTGGGCTGCACCGCCGGGCAGGGTCATCTCTTCGCCCGACCGATGACGGCGACCCGGATGCTCGCCGCGCTCCGCCGGGGGGCCGACGGCCGGTCGGGAGCGCTCGCCCAGCCGCTGCACGACGAGGGTTCGGTGATCCGGCTGTCCCCGGGTCGACGTACCGGCCTGCGACAGACGGACCGTCTGCCACACTTGCCCGCGTGA
- a CDS encoding phosphoribosyltransferase, which translates to MTTTYRDRADAGAALADRLTELADRSDNTVLGLVRGGVPVAATVAERLGAPLDVLVVRKLGLPQAPEVAFGALGPGGVQVLNPELADHVSPEQQAEVVRRETAELERRERLYRAGRPPLSLDGRTAVIVDDGLATGATARAAVAVARRLGARRVVVAVPVGSPAAYHALVAEADEVVCPQRPDDFGAVSRFYDDFHEVSDGEVTAMLGG; encoded by the coding sequence ATGACCACGACCTACCGGGACCGGGCCGACGCGGGTGCCGCTCTCGCGGACCGGCTGACCGAGCTCGCCGACCGGTCCGACAACACCGTGCTCGGCCTGGTACGGGGCGGCGTGCCGGTGGCCGCCACGGTGGCCGAACGGCTCGGCGCACCCCTCGACGTCCTGGTCGTACGCAAGCTCGGCCTGCCACAGGCCCCGGAGGTGGCGTTCGGGGCGCTCGGCCCCGGCGGGGTCCAGGTGCTGAATCCGGAGCTGGCGGACCATGTCTCCCCGGAGCAGCAGGCCGAGGTGGTACGCCGGGAGACCGCGGAACTGGAACGCCGGGAGCGGCTGTACCGGGCGGGTCGGCCACCGTTGTCGCTCGACGGACGTACCGCGGTGATCGTGGACGACGGGCTCGCCACCGGCGCGACCGCCCGCGCCGCCGTGGCGGTCGCCCGCCGACTCGGCGCGCGTCGGGTGGTGGTGGCGGTGCCGGTGGGTTCGCCCGCCGCGTACCACGCCCTCGTCGCGGAGGCGGACGAGGTGGTCTGCCCGCAGCGGCCGGACGACTTCGGCGCGGTGAGCCGCTTCTACGACGACTTCCACGAGGTGTCCGACGGGGAAGTAACGGCCATGCTCGGTGGGTGA
- the rplI gene encoding 50S ribosomal protein L9, whose amino-acid sequence MKVILTQEVSGLGSPGDIVEVKDGYGRNYLLPQGFAIVWTKGAEKQVTVIKRARSAREIRDLGHANEVKGQLEGLKISLKARAGDGGRLFGSVTPAEVVDAVKAAGGPVLDRRRLELPGHIKSIGAYAVRVKLHPEVTAKFDLNVVQGR is encoded by the coding sequence ATGAAGGTCATCCTGACGCAGGAAGTGTCCGGCCTCGGTTCTCCGGGCGACATCGTCGAGGTCAAGGACGGCTACGGCCGGAACTACCTGCTTCCGCAGGGCTTCGCGATCGTCTGGACCAAGGGCGCGGAGAAGCAGGTCACGGTCATCAAGCGGGCCCGTTCGGCTCGCGAGATCCGCGACCTCGGCCACGCCAACGAGGTCAAGGGCCAGCTCGAAGGGCTCAAGATCAGCCTGAAGGCGCGGGCCGGCGACGGTGGCCGCCTCTTCGGCTCGGTCACCCCGGCCGAGGTCGTCGACGCGGTCAAGGCCGCTGGCGGCCCCGTGCTCGACCGGCGCCGGCTGGAGCTGCCCGGCCACATCAAGTCGATCGGTGCGTACGCGGTGCGGGTCAAGCTGCACCCGGAGGTCACCGCCAAGTTCGACCTGAACGTGGTACAGGGACGCTAG
- a CDS encoding zf-TFIIB domain-containing protein produces the protein MMHLTCPKCQGDMRQYERSGVTVDQCSECRGIFLDRGELEKLFEAEANWNQQGGTPPRQPSAAPAGGYAPPPPPGAGYPPPPAPGQHQPGYPTPGHAPPPPVTHGYPPAPVYGQQHQHQGYHGHYRNKKRKSFLNELFD, from the coding sequence GTGATGCATCTGACATGTCCGAAGTGCCAGGGCGACATGCGCCAGTACGAGCGCAGCGGCGTCACCGTAGACCAGTGCAGCGAATGCCGCGGGATCTTCCTCGACCGTGGCGAGCTGGAGAAGCTTTTCGAGGCTGAGGCGAACTGGAACCAGCAGGGCGGCACCCCGCCCCGGCAGCCGTCCGCCGCGCCGGCCGGTGGTTACGCACCGCCGCCTCCGCCGGGTGCCGGCTACCCGCCGCCGCCCGCCCCGGGTCAGCACCAGCCCGGCTACCCCACGCCGGGCCACGCCCCGCCGCCGCCGGTCACCCACGGCTACCCGCCGGCCCCGGTGTACGGGCAGCAGCACCAGCACCAGGGTTACCACGGGCACTACCGGAACAAGAAGCGCAAGAGCTTCCTCAACGAGCTCTTCGACTGA
- a CDS encoding fluoride efflux transporter FluC yields MTLLLVLAGGAVGAPCRFLVDRLAGRLLGVTLPWGTLIVNVLGSLVLGLLAGLGGTVPGWVGTLLGTGFCGALTTYSTFSYETVRLAGDGPGGRLRALCNVAATLVAGLGAAALGWWLGGLR; encoded by the coding sequence ATGACCCTGCTCCTGGTCCTGGCCGGCGGGGCGGTCGGCGCGCCCTGCCGGTTCCTGGTGGACCGGCTCGCCGGCCGCCTGCTCGGCGTCACCCTGCCGTGGGGCACGCTCATCGTCAACGTGCTGGGCTCCCTGGTGCTCGGACTCCTCGCCGGCCTCGGCGGCACCGTGCCGGGGTGGGTGGGCACACTCCTCGGCACGGGCTTCTGTGGCGCGCTGACGACGTACTCCACCTTCAGCTACGAGACCGTACGGCTGGCGGGCGACGGTCCCGGGGGGCGGCTGCGGGCCCTGTGCAACGTCGCCGCGACGCTGGTCGCCGGACTCGGCGCGGCGGCCCTCGGCTGGTGGCTCGGCGGGCTGCGCTGA
- the rpsR gene encoding 30S ribosomal protein S18, producing MAKAAALRKPKKKVNPLDKDGITYIDYKDTALLRKFISDRGKIRARRVTGVTSQQQRQIARAVKNAREMALLPYTATAR from the coding sequence ATGGCAAAGGCTGCGGCACTGCGCAAGCCGAAGAAGAAGGTGAACCCGCTCGACAAGGACGGGATCACCTACATCGACTACAAGGACACCGCGCTGCTGCGGAAGTTCATCTCCGACCGCGGCAAGATCCGCGCTCGGCGGGTGACTGGGGTTACCTCCCAGCAGCAGCGCCAGATCGCCCGTGCGGTCAAGAACGCCCGTGAGATGGCGCTCCTGCCGTACACGGCCACGGCCCGCTGA
- a CDS encoding single-stranded DNA-binding protein translates to MREELVMAGDTTITVIGNLTDDPELRFTPSGAAVAKFRVASTPRFMDRATNEWKDGDPLFLACTVWRQAAEHVAESLQRGARVIVSGRLRQRSYETREGEKRTVIELEVDEIGPSLRYATAKVQKMSRSGGGGGGFGASGGGGGGGGQQGGGGNFDDPWATAAPSSSASGSGGGNFDEEPPF, encoded by the coding sequence GTGCGCGAGGAGTTGGTCATGGCAGGAGATACCACCATCACGGTCATCGGCAACCTGACTGATGACCCCGAGTTGCGTTTCACCCCGTCCGGCGCGGCGGTCGCCAAGTTCCGGGTCGCTTCCACGCCCCGGTTCATGGACCGGGCCACGAACGAGTGGAAGGACGGCGACCCGCTCTTCCTTGCCTGCACCGTATGGCGGCAGGCAGCGGAGCACGTCGCCGAGTCGCTGCAGCGGGGTGCCCGCGTGATCGTCTCGGGCCGGCTGCGTCAGCGGTCGTACGAGACCCGCGAGGGTGAGAAGCGCACCGTCATCGAGCTGGAGGTCGACGAGATCGGCCCGTCGCTGCGGTACGCCACGGCGAAGGTGCAGAAGATGTCGCGTTCCGGTGGCGGCGGTGGCGGCTTCGGCGCCTCCGGCGGTGGCGGTGGCGGTGGTGGCCAGCAGGGCGGCGGAGGCAACTTCGACGACCCGTGGGCCACGGCAGCCCCGTCCTCCTCGGCTTCCGGTTCGGGCGGCGGAAACTTCGACGAAGAGCCTCCGTTCTGA
- a CDS encoding glycosyltransferase 87 family protein, protein MIPRNWRTHGRRFWLRIDSAAGGLAADLGLYAASAVFAAVTAATSTLLPHRAWGTVATAGYLVATLVVVGQIIARRRGHTRLTSTAARAALTAVTWATTALLPMVWQSVERAAGRTDRAQEEVVVIEHAGIRLLDHGTPYLGPDAIRALPTGEQLLGYTPYQPGMALFGLPRGLAGDAWWTDARIWFAVATAAALVLAIVTVRGGGAGPRRSAWSADQPPPGTARDSALVRAAQLATVLPVCALTLATGGDDLPVLALCLLALALGVTRRFGAAGVVIGLAGALKLFAWPVALVLLAYAATNGRRKAASLAAGAIGLPVAALIPVQLVDSAALVENVFRFPLGHGVVTSPAQSPFPGYLIASALPAGRVIAAALLVAAGLAIAVRLLRRPPSTAATAARICGYGLLAAIALMPSTRFGYLLYPIAFLAWAPALRLGQTRSAGVADPATPTTAATGT, encoded by the coding sequence GTGATCCCCCGGAACTGGCGAACCCACGGCCGCCGCTTCTGGCTCCGAATCGACTCCGCCGCTGGAGGGCTCGCCGCCGACCTCGGGCTCTACGCGGCCTCGGCCGTGTTCGCCGCGGTCACCGCCGCCACCTCCACCCTGTTGCCGCACCGCGCGTGGGGCACGGTCGCCACCGCCGGTTACCTGGTCGCCACGCTTGTCGTCGTCGGGCAGATCATCGCTCGCCGACGCGGCCACACCCGGCTGACCAGCACCGCCGCCCGCGCCGCGCTCACCGCAGTGACCTGGGCGACCACCGCACTGTTACCGATGGTGTGGCAGAGCGTCGAGCGGGCCGCCGGGCGTACCGACCGGGCACAGGAGGAGGTCGTCGTGATCGAGCACGCCGGCATCCGGCTCCTCGACCACGGCACCCCGTACCTCGGCCCGGACGCGATCCGGGCACTACCGACCGGTGAGCAACTGCTCGGCTACACCCCGTACCAGCCGGGCATGGCCCTGTTCGGCCTGCCCCGAGGGCTCGCCGGCGACGCCTGGTGGACCGATGCCCGGATCTGGTTCGCCGTCGCCACCGCCGCCGCCCTGGTCCTCGCGATCGTCACCGTGCGAGGTGGCGGCGCCGGCCCGCGCCGGTCGGCCTGGTCGGCCGACCAACCGCCGCCGGGCACCGCGCGCGACTCGGCCCTGGTACGCGCGGCGCAGCTCGCCACCGTCCTGCCGGTCTGCGCGCTCACCCTCGCCACCGGCGGTGACGACCTGCCCGTCCTGGCCCTCTGCCTGCTCGCCCTGGCCCTCGGCGTGACCCGACGGTTCGGTGCCGCCGGGGTGGTGATCGGCCTCGCCGGCGCGTTGAAGCTCTTCGCCTGGCCGGTCGCCCTGGTGCTGCTCGCGTACGCGGCGACCAACGGCCGACGGAAGGCGGCGTCGCTGGCGGCCGGGGCGATCGGGCTGCCGGTGGCCGCGCTGATCCCGGTGCAGCTGGTGGACTCGGCGGCACTGGTGGAGAACGTGTTCCGCTTCCCCCTCGGGCACGGCGTGGTGACCAGCCCCGCGCAGTCGCCCTTCCCCGGCTATCTGATCGCCTCGGCGCTGCCCGCCGGGCGGGTGATCGCCGCCGCGCTGCTCGTCGCGGCCGGACTCGCGATCGCCGTACGGTTGCTCCGCCGGCCGCCGTCCACCGCCGCGACGGCCGCCCGGATCTGCGGGTACGGGCTCCTCGCCGCGATCGCCCTGATGCCCTCCACCCGGTTCGGCTACCTGCTCTACCCGATCGCGTTCCTGGCCTGGGCGCCCGCCCTACGGCTCGGACAGACCCGTTCGGCGGGCGTCGCCGACCCGGCCACCCCGACCACGGCGGCGACCGGCACATGA